The Phormidium sp. PBR-2020 DNA segment GTTCACCGGCCCCTTCACAGTCGCTACTGGTGAGAATGGGGGTGTGCATCCAGAGGAAGCCTCGCTCTTGGAAGAATTGGTGGACGGCGTTGGCGGCACTGTTGCGAACTCGGAAGACGGCGCCGAGGGTGTTGGTGCGCGATCGCAGGTGGGCGATGGTTCGCAGAAATTCAAAGGAGTGACGTTTTTTCTGAAGGGGATAGGTTTCGCTGTCGACGCCGCCATAGAGATGAATCTGTTGGGCGTGCAGTTCCAGGCGTTGTCCTTTGGCGGGAGAGTCTACGAGGGTTCCTTGGACGTCAACGGAGGCTCCGGTGTTGAGGTGTTTGAGGAGATCTGGGCCGGCCACCTCTGGATCGATGACAATTTGGAGGTTGGCTAGGGATGAGCCATCGTTGAGTTCGATAAAGCTAAAGTTTTTGAGATCCCGTTTGGTGCGAATCCAACCCCGAACAGTCACCGTCTCATCAGGGTGACCGTGGCGTAGAATGTCCAGAATTTTGCGGTGTTCCATAGCTTAAGCGGTGGCGGAGTCTGTCAACTGGCACATGATTTTAATATCCAGCCTACAACAATGCCTAAGCCTAGGAAGCGCACAGCCTGCCAAAAGGGTTCTCGTAACTCCCGCCAGGAGAAGAGTTGACTCTCTAAACGGAGTTCGAGGTCTTGCAGTTGTTGCTGAATCTGTTGCAGTTGCTGTTGCAGGGTTTGTTGCTGTTGGCGATCGCCTTTGACTTGCACATAGCGGCGTTTGAATTGGTCGAGGGCGGTTTCTAGCTCCTGTAAGTCTTGCTCGATTTCTGGCTCAGCGGCGTCAGGCTGACGGTTCGGAGGGGAGGGTTCGGGGGGGCGATCGCGATGGGAGGGCATGAGGCTAGGGGCAAATCAGATCTGTCATTCACGCTAGCAAAGATTGACCCATTTCTGGAACGATTGGGACCGGGTTAGGGTTGCCAACCCGATTAGACGTGTCAAAATAGGAGATAACGACCCTTTGCGTTTCCTATTGATTATGACTGTCTCTTCATCACCGACATCCCGTCAGACCCCCAGCCCGACTCTTGATGAGTTGGACACCCTAGAACTGGCTCAGGCTTTAGCGGAACGCCTGGCGATTCCAGAACGGGATTGGCATCGTCTCAAGTCCAACCGCTCTGTACGCGCCCAGGAGCAACTGGCAGCCGCGTTAGTCTTTTTACTGAAGAATCATCCTGAAGAGGCTCTCCCTCGCCTTGAGTACGCTGTGGGGTGGCTCAATCGCTCTATTTCTGCTCCCCCTTGTCCGCAACATGGCGATCGCCGTTAGTCCTGACTGCGACGGCGAGTTTTGGGGATACATTTTCCTAGGTGCAGTTCTCGTTGATGGGGATACCATTCCACCCGATCAAAAATCTGCCGGAGGATGTAAAAGCCCCGTCCGCATTCTGAGCTGTCTTCGGGTAAGTCGTGATTGATGCGTTCACAGCAACATTGTCCACAAGGCTCAGCTCCTTGATCACAGATTGTCCACCAATAGACATCGTTGCTGGCCCAGAAGCGAACGGCGATGGTTTTTTGGGTGTCGAGCTGATTACCGTGAGTCGCTGCATTGACGAGTGCTTCTTGCAGGCCCAGACGGATTTCAGGTTCTAGATCAGGAGGAATTTCACTGAGAAGAAGGTCAAGAATCGGACACAGATAAAGCGTCGAGGCAAAACTGATTGTCCCTTGGCCACGCCCACTCGTCGGTGACAGGGGAAGAGCCATTACTGAAAAAACCATGGATCTCTCAGCTTAATAGAGGTTTGCAAGGTCTAAGTGATAGGGTCATGGGGGTTACCGCATGTATCTAACGCTAACGCTTTTATTCTAGCGAAATCTTCCCAGAAATCGTCAGAAAATGCAAGTCGACTGTCTTTGAACCCCTGAGGAGCACCCTGCAAATGGATCGACTAATACTAGGATAACCAATGGCATGAAGAGGGCTTGCATTGAAAAACCACGAGGGAACTCCGTTGGAAACTCTGGGCAGGTTTTTGGGGAATACAGCGCTCAATTTGGTTAAAATGCGGAACCGCAAATCGCTTCAATGCGTTTTTCGGGCTATCACCGTTTTAAGGGGAGTGAACTCAATATGTCATTAAACTATGACGTGATTGTCTGTGGGGGCGGCCCCTCAGGGGCTACGGCTGCTCTGAAAGCGGCTCAGGCGGGGTTACGGGTAGCCCTGATTGAGAAGCAGCGCCTGCCCCGTCATAAGCCTTGTGGGGGGGGAATGCCCTTGCGGGTGGGCCAGTGGCTGCCTGGGGGGATTCCTGAGGGGGTGGTAGAAACGTCGGTGCGCTATCTCTATCACACCTGGAAGTTTCAACAGGGCCATCTTGGGGCCGTCTGTCGCCAAGGGATGGCGGGAGCGTCTCAGGGGTCTTCTCTGGATTTGTGGATGGTCCAGCGACCTCAGTTTGATAATGCTTTAGTGCGGCAAGCTGAAGCGGCGGGGGTGACGGTTTGCGATGGCTTGGTGGTGCGATCGCTCGCGCTTGATGAGCAGGGGGTGACGGTGCAGGCTTCGGAGTTAGGGGCCGCTCGTCAAACCACCTGGAGGGGGCGATCGCGTCATCTAATCGGTGCTGATGGGGCCAACGGGGTGGTAGCCAAGGCCGTCAACCTGCGATCGCGGCGACGTTTAGCCTTCGCCCTAGAAACCGAACTTCCCCATACTTGGGACGCTCGTCATCCCCATCTACGTCCAGATGTTGCCCACCTGGACTATGGGGCCGTCTCTCGCGGCTATGGTTGGATTTTTCCCAAGGGGGACAGCCTCAATATTGGGGCTGGGGTGTTTTATCCCCCTCGGGGCAAACAGGGGAACTTCCGCCGCCTGCGTCAGGAGTTGGAACAGGTCATTAAGGGCTATTGTTCTCAGTTCCAGCTCAATCCCCAGGGTGATTCCTACCCCCTGTACGCCCATCCTCTACCTCTTTGGCAGGGCCGGGAACCTCGACAAACCTCAAAGGGACAAGTTTTATTGGTAGGAGACGCCGCTGGATTAGTCAATCCTTTTTTTGGGGATGGCATCTTGCATGGGATTAAAAGCGGGGTGATTGCCGCCGAGGCGATCGCCACGGGCCAGGCTCATCAGTACAGTCGGCGTCTTCATCAAGAGGTGGCGTTGAACTTTGATGCCGCACGGCTCCTGGCGGGCTTTTTCTATCGCTTTCCTCACTGGTGTTTCACCCATGTTGTTCAGCGTCCTGATGGGACAGAAGTGGCGGCTCGACTTCTAGCTGGAGACCTGACATTTTCTCAAGTGTCCGGACGCTTTGCCACCTACGTTGGACGCTCAATTATGAGAGGACCGATGAGAGGAGTCTGACCACCCTGATAGATCTTAAGTGAATCCACTTAAGGGACTCTACTTAAGCAATGTCCCTTAGCTAAGTTTAGGAGAACTTATCCCGTCTAGCATCAGTTGCATACCACAAAAGTTAATTTTAGGGATGCCGGGTTTTACCCAGTGAGTGACAGCAGCGTCTACAATTAAGACATTGGGGTCTCCTCTGGCCAGCCTGATTTTTCCACCGCTCACGGTCATTAAGTCCTCAAGCCCTCCCCCAACCCTAGCCCAAATGCCAAATCGGGGATTCATACTTCCGAGATCTCGCAGCGTATTGTTGACCTTTCATACCTCACTGTTCACGGCCAGAACTAATGCAATTTAGCATCGTCATCACAACCTATAACCGGTTAGCTTTTCTAAAACGAGCCATTAAGACAAGTTTGGCGCAATCTTATCCTTGCGAAGTTGTGGTAGTTGATGACTGCTCTAGTGATGAGACTCAAGCCTATGTCCAGAAGTTGCAGCAGCAGTTAATCGCTGAAGGAAACTCTCGTCTCATTTACCATCGCAATGCCAGCAACTCTGGCCATTCTGCCAGTATGAATGCCGGAGTCAAACTGGCCGCAGGAAACTGGATTAAACCCCTCGATGATGATGACTACCTCGACCCCAACTGTATACGGCAAATGTGGCAAGCCATTCAAAAAAATCCGAACGCCGTGATTTGTTCTTGTCAGGCCGAGCAAGTCGATCCAGAGGGTCACCTACTTCATCGAACACCTCGTGCAGGTCCTGGGAAAGCCTTTGTGATTCCCCAGGAAGATATCCATTATGGAATGCTCCTAGAAATTGTTCCCTTTGGAACCCCAGTTCAGGTGGCGTTTAAGCGATCAGCCTTCTTAGAGGTAGGAGGGTGGGACTCTCAATTTGATGGAAATTGTGATGATATTGACTCTTGGATTAAACTTTCTCAATTGGGAGATGCAATTTTTATAAATAAATGCCTAGCCTATCGAACCATGTGGGAGGGAGCTTTTAATCAAAAGGTTTCGTTACGAAAGCGACTGGAAACTAATATCTTAATGAAGAAAAAGATTTATGATTGCGTTTCCCCTCAGTATCAAGCCAACATTCCCAAACTGAACCATGTTATTGCCTATTTGCGTCTCCACTGGGCAGCGGTTGCCTTCAAGCAGAAGCAATTCAAAGAGATTTTGCCGATTTTATCATTTTCTATATTTTGTTTGCCGGCTTGGGAACTGTTGATTCGAGCAATTCTTTTTCGTCAAAGCCCCTGGCTTTCCCGTCCGGGTTGGTTTAAAGAGCATCCCTTTCGCCTACCAGGAGAACCATTGTCTCCCAAACTAAAGACATCAGTAACTCATCCCGTTAAACTAGAAGTCAGTCGGTATAGGCTTCAGCTTCAACAAAGCTGGGTGGAGTTTAAAAAGCGCCAATGGAAAATGAGTTGGATTCTTGGGAGTGGCGCCATTGTAAAGCTATTACAATCCCCGATTTCTTATCGTTTTTCCTCGCGCTGGAATATTCGTAAAATCCCTCTTTATCAGCAAGCGAATGCCAACGCCCTGTTGCTCGGAGATATTTATGATATTTTGCACAAAAAATATCAATCCGACATCCCAGACTTAAAAGTTTTACAACATTATCTTCATTTACGTTGGAGCTGGGCAGCCTTGCGACAAGGGAAACTCTGTACCAGTGTGCGTATTGCTTTTCCGGCCGTGTTGAATCGCCGAGCTTGGCAGACTTGGCTAAAAATTGTACGCTTGCAACATCAACAGGAACGTCAGAACTCCGTACGACGGAACCTGATTGATAGTCTAAACGATCCCCACTCGGAATCTTAGAACGCAAAGGTAGACGGTGTTTGGGCGATCGCGAAACCCGTGAAAACCCCGATCGCCCCTACCGTCAGAACCTCCGGTTCAATGTCACAATGAATCCAGAGCCAACCCTGATACCCTCGTGTGATTATGTCGAACAATCGTAGCAGTAGCTTTTTCGGAGGACTGCTCATTGGCACTGCCATCGGTGCCATCAGCGGCGTTCTCTTGGCCCCCAAATCTGGGAAAGAGACTCGGCGTGTCTTGAATAAATCCCTCCAGGCGATGCCTGAGTTAGCTGAAGACATCTCCTCAAATGTACAGTTACAAGCCGATCGCCTCTCGGAAAGTAGTTTACGGAACTGGGATGCCACTCTCAAACGGCTACGGGAGGCGATCGCCGCCGGCGTGGTGGCCTCTCAACTCGAACAGGAACGCCTAAACCGGGCTGATTCCGCTGAAACTCCCTCCAATTCTGTGACCGATCGCATAACACAGCCCCGTGAGTGACCCTATTTTTTGGTTAGGATTATCCGTTGGCCTCGTCGCCACCAGCCTGGTGACGGTATTGATTGCCTTACTGCCGGCAGTTGGCGAACTGCAACGAGCGGCCCGCAGTGTGGAAAAACTGGCAGATACTCTATCCCGAGACTTACCTCCGACTCTAGATGCGCTGCGTTTAACGGGGTTGGAACTGGGGGAACTCTCCGAGGATGTCAGTTCTAGCGTCAAAAATGCCTCAGATGTGGTTGAACAAGTCAATCAAAGCGTCACTGAGGTCCAGAAAGGGGCCAACTGGCTGCGAGGAACCAGT contains these protein-coding regions:
- a CDS encoding ATP-binding protein — protein: MALPLSPTSGRGQGTISFASTLYLCPILDLLLSEIPPDLEPEIRLGLQEALVNAATHGNQLDTQKTIAVRFWASNDVYWWTICDQGAEPCGQCCCERINHDLPEDSSECGRGFYILRQIFDRVEWYPHQRELHLGKCIPKTRRRSQD
- a CDS encoding geranylgeranyl reductase family protein; amino-acid sequence: MSLNYDVIVCGGGPSGATAALKAAQAGLRVALIEKQRLPRHKPCGGGMPLRVGQWLPGGIPEGVVETSVRYLYHTWKFQQGHLGAVCRQGMAGASQGSSLDLWMVQRPQFDNALVRQAEAAGVTVCDGLVVRSLALDEQGVTVQASELGAARQTTWRGRSRHLIGADGANGVVAKAVNLRSRRRLAFALETELPHTWDARHPHLRPDVAHLDYGAVSRGYGWIFPKGDSLNIGAGVFYPPRGKQGNFRRLRQELEQVIKGYCSQFQLNPQGDSYPLYAHPLPLWQGREPRQTSKGQVLLVGDAAGLVNPFFGDGILHGIKSGVIAAEAIATGQAHQYSRRLHQEVALNFDAARLLAGFFYRFPHWCFTHVVQRPDGTEVAARLLAGDLTFSQVSGRFATYVGRSIMRGPMRGV
- a CDS encoding glycosyltransferase family 2 protein, translating into MQFSIVITTYNRLAFLKRAIKTSLAQSYPCEVVVVDDCSSDETQAYVQKLQQQLIAEGNSRLIYHRNASNSGHSASMNAGVKLAAGNWIKPLDDDDYLDPNCIRQMWQAIQKNPNAVICSCQAEQVDPEGHLLHRTPRAGPGKAFVIPQEDIHYGMLLEIVPFGTPVQVAFKRSAFLEVGGWDSQFDGNCDDIDSWIKLSQLGDAIFINKCLAYRTMWEGAFNQKVSLRKRLETNILMKKKIYDCVSPQYQANIPKLNHVIAYLRLHWAAVAFKQKQFKEILPILSFSIFCLPAWELLIRAILFRQSPWLSRPGWFKEHPFRLPGEPLSPKLKTSVTHPVKLEVSRYRLQLQQSWVEFKKRQWKMSWILGSGAIVKLLQSPISYRFSSRWNIRKIPLYQQANANALLLGDIYDILHKKYQSDIPDLKVLQHYLHLRWSWAALRQGKLCTSVRIAFPAVLNRRAWQTWLKIVRLQHQQERQNSVRRNLIDSLNDPHSES
- a CDS encoding YtxH domain-containing protein, which codes for MSNNRSSSFFGGLLIGTAIGAISGVLLAPKSGKETRRVLNKSLQAMPELAEDISSNVQLQADRLSESSLRNWDATLKRLREAIAAGVVASQLEQERLNRADSAETPSNSVTDRITQPRE
- a CDS encoding DUF948 domain-containing protein yields the protein MSDPIFWLGLSVGLVATSLVTVLIALLPAVGELQRAARSVEKLADTLSRDLPPTLDALRLTGLELGELSEDVSSSVKNASDVVEQVNQSVTEVQKGANWLRGTSRSLGTGVRTAWTVWRNPSTR